The following coding sequences lie in one Mesorhizobium sp. DCY119 genomic window:
- a CDS encoding FAD/NAD(P)-binding oxidoreductase, with protein MKNGVVIIGAGHGGVQAAASLRDEGYDGSVTLIGDENELPYHKPPLSKTFIKDAQAQPQVLRAEIFYANGKIDLRLGKSVERIDLAAKRLDLAGGEKIVFDHAILATGSRPRILKLNGSDLGGVLSLRSIADARAIRERSAGVEDVVVLGGGFIGLEIAATLALGGRRVTVVEAQDRLLGRAVAPAISAHVRQRLEASGIRILTNTTIDRLEGDNGHVSAAVTSAGERLPARMVIVGVGVVPNVELADAAGIAIANGIRVDGQLRSSQPEILAIGDAASYRHWFSRSDVRLESVQNATDHARLAARTITGHSDHYQSVPWFWSDIGDMKLQMVGLASASDRNLVVGDLADNKFSVYHYTGGQLIAIESVNRPADHMLGRKMLGAGFSPDAETVAAGADVLKAAFMEAQKEAQATT; from the coding sequence TATCACAAGCCGCCGCTGTCCAAGACCTTCATCAAGGACGCGCAGGCCCAGCCGCAAGTGCTGCGTGCCGAAATCTTCTACGCCAATGGCAAGATCGACCTCAGGCTCGGCAAGAGCGTCGAGCGGATCGACCTTGCGGCCAAGCGCCTCGATCTCGCCGGCGGAGAGAAGATTGTCTTCGACCATGCGATCCTGGCGACCGGCTCGCGGCCGCGCATCCTGAAGCTCAACGGCTCGGACCTTGGCGGCGTGCTGTCGCTGCGCTCCATTGCCGACGCCCGCGCTATTCGCGAACGCAGCGCCGGCGTCGAGGATGTCGTCGTGCTTGGCGGCGGCTTCATCGGCCTCGAAATCGCTGCAACGCTGGCGCTCGGCGGGCGGCGCGTCACCGTGGTGGAAGCGCAGGACCGGCTGCTCGGCCGCGCCGTGGCCCCGGCCATCTCGGCGCATGTGCGGCAGCGGCTGGAAGCCTCCGGCATCCGCATCCTCACCAACACGACCATCGACCGGCTTGAAGGCGACAACGGCCATGTCAGCGCCGCCGTCACCTCCGCCGGCGAGCGCCTGCCGGCGCGCATGGTCATCGTCGGCGTCGGCGTCGTGCCCAATGTCGAACTCGCCGACGCCGCCGGCATCGCCATTGCCAACGGCATACGCGTCGACGGCCAGCTGCGCTCCTCGCAGCCCGAAATCCTCGCCATCGGCGATGCCGCCAGCTACCGGCACTGGTTTTCCCGCAGTGATGTGCGTCTGGAATCGGTGCAGAACGCCACCGACCACGCAAGGCTCGCCGCGCGCACCATCACCGGCCATTCGGACCATTACCAGAGCGTGCCGTGGTTCTGGTCGGATATCGGCGACATGAAGCTGCAGATGGTCGGGCTGGCCTCGGCCAGCGACCGCAATCTCGTCGTCGGCGATCTGGCCGACAACAAGTTCTCGGTCTACCACTATACCGGCGGCCAGCTGATCGCGATCGAGTCCGTCAACCGGCCTGCCGATCATATGCTCGGCCGCAAGATGCTCGGCGCCGGCTTCTCGCCGGATGCCGAGACAGTGGCAGCGGGAGCCGACGTCCTGAAAGCGGCTTTCATGGAAGCGCAAAAGGAAGCGCAGGCCACGACCTGA
- a CDS encoding MBL fold metallo-hydrolase, which yields MEIAPAGQWFRKTVVDSVVTRFEEPFVHSYFAANIWLVKGRDADLLVDAGMGLRPLKPVLDLTPGKPVLALATHIHLDHVGALCEFEHRLGPRESAAAFATMPDALTYAHEFRHLDDAVSALPAPGWTPADYQLTPAPLTRILTEGDVIDLGDRSFTVLELPGHSPDGIGLIDEKSGLFFGGDAIYDAQLLDDMPNSDRTVYRQTMERLKTLPISIGHGGHGPSFDARRMREIIEAYLRRGAEG from the coding sequence ATGGAGATTGCACCGGCCGGACAGTGGTTCAGGAAGACCGTGGTCGACAGCGTCGTCACGCGCTTCGAGGAGCCTTTCGTCCATTCCTATTTCGCCGCCAACATCTGGCTCGTTAAAGGCAGAGACGCCGACCTGCTGGTCGACGCCGGCATGGGCCTGCGGCCGCTCAAACCTGTGCTCGACCTGACGCCCGGCAAGCCGGTCCTGGCGCTGGCGACGCATATCCATCTCGATCATGTCGGCGCGCTGTGCGAGTTCGAGCATCGCCTCGGCCCGCGCGAGTCGGCTGCGGCCTTCGCCACCATGCCGGACGCGCTGACCTATGCGCATGAGTTCCGCCATCTGGACGACGCCGTCAGCGCGCTGCCTGCGCCGGGCTGGACGCCCGCCGACTACCAGCTGACGCCCGCACCGCTGACCCGCATCCTCACCGAGGGCGACGTGATCGACCTCGGCGACCGCTCCTTCACCGTGCTGGAGCTTCCCGGCCATTCACCCGACGGCATCGGCCTCATCGACGAGAAAAGCGGCCTCTTCTTCGGCGGCGACGCCATCTATGACGCCCAGCTTCTCGACGACATGCCCAACTCCGACCGCACCGTCTATCGCCAGACGATGGAGCGGCTGAAGACCCTGCCGATCAGCATCGGCCACGGCGGCCACGGACCAAGCTTCGATGCCCGGCGCATGCGCGAGATCATCGAGGCGTATCTGCGGCGGGGTGCGGAAGGATAG
- a CDS encoding aldehyde dehydrogenase family protein produces MLRKTDFFIDGKWTAPVTPKELEVINPADEQAFAVISLGSSADVDKAVAAARKAFDSWSRTSREERVEYLEKLLEAYKKRLPDMAGAISSEMGAPIKLATESQAAVGVSHIKSFIRTLKNFDFEHRLSDVAPNDRIVHEPIGVCGLITPWNWPMNQVTLKVVPAIAAGCTVVLKPSEIAPMSSIVFAEMMEEAGFPAGVFNMVNGDGPTVGEAMSRHPGIDMMSFTGSTRAGIAVTKAAAETVKRVTLELGGKSPNIVFADSDLQAAVQRGLAHCFENTGQSCNAPTRMLVERSVYDRAVEVAADFARNAKVGNPTDDGDHIGPVVSEAQFDKIQGLIDVGIKEGARLVAGGLGRPEGFNRGYFVRPTVFADVSNDMRIAQEEVFGPVLTMIPFDSEEDAIAIANDTPYGLSSYIQTGDEEKAHRVARRLRAGMVQINGASRGSGSPFGGYKQSGLGREGGKWGLEDFLEVKAVAGWGAQEA; encoded by the coding sequence ATGCTGCGCAAGACAGATTTCTTCATCGACGGAAAATGGACTGCCCCGGTCACGCCGAAGGAGCTGGAGGTCATCAACCCTGCCGACGAGCAGGCCTTTGCCGTGATCTCGCTGGGCTCGAGTGCCGATGTCGACAAGGCGGTCGCAGCCGCCCGCAAGGCGTTCGACAGCTGGAGCCGCACCAGCCGCGAAGAGCGCGTCGAATATCTCGAAAAGCTGCTCGAAGCCTACAAGAAGCGCCTGCCCGACATGGCCGGCGCCATCTCCTCGGAAATGGGCGCGCCGATCAAGCTTGCGACCGAATCCCAGGCGGCCGTCGGCGTCAGCCACATCAAGAGCTTCATCCGCACGCTGAAGAATTTCGACTTCGAGCACCGGCTGAGCGATGTTGCCCCCAATGACCGCATCGTCCATGAGCCGATCGGCGTCTGCGGCCTGATCACGCCGTGGAACTGGCCGATGAACCAGGTGACGCTGAAGGTCGTGCCGGCCATCGCCGCAGGCTGCACCGTGGTGCTGAAGCCGTCCGAAATCGCGCCGATGTCGTCGATCGTCTTTGCCGAGATGATGGAAGAGGCAGGCTTCCCCGCCGGCGTCTTCAATATGGTCAATGGCGACGGCCCGACGGTGGGCGAGGCGATGTCGCGCCATCCCGGCATCGACATGATGTCGTTCACCGGCTCGACCCGCGCCGGCATCGCCGTCACCAAGGCGGCTGCCGAGACGGTCAAGCGCGTGACGCTGGAGCTCGGCGGCAAGTCGCCCAACATCGTCTTCGCCGACAGTGACCTTCAGGCTGCCGTGCAGCGCGGTCTTGCCCACTGTTTCGAGAACACCGGCCAGTCCTGCAATGCGCCGACGCGCATGCTGGTCGAGCGCTCGGTCTATGATCGCGCCGTCGAAGTCGCCGCCGATTTTGCCAGGAACGCCAAGGTCGGCAACCCGACCGATGACGGCGATCATATCGGCCCGGTCGTCTCGGAAGCCCAGTTCGACAAGATCCAGGGCTTGATCGATGTCGGCATCAAGGAAGGCGCGCGCCTCGTCGCTGGCGGCCTCGGCCGTCCGGAAGGCTTCAACCGCGGCTATTTCGTGCGCCCGACCGTCTTTGCCGACGTCTCGAACGACATGCGCATCGCCCAGGAAGAGGTCTTCGGCCCGGTGCTGACGATGATCCCCTTCGACAGCGAGGAAGACGCCATCGCCATTGCCAATGACACGCCCTACGGCCTGTCGAGCTATATCCAGACGGGCGACGAGGAAAAGGCCCACCGCGTCGCACGCCGCCTGCGCGCCGGCATGGTGCAGATCAACGGCGCCTCGCGCGGCTCGGGCAGCCCGTTCGGCGGCTACAAGCAGTCAGGCCTTGGCCGCGAAGGCGGCAAGTGGGGCCTCGAGGATTTTCTCGAGGTCAAGGCCGTCGCCGGCTGGGGCGCCCAGGAAGCCTGA
- a CDS encoding TCR/Tet family MFS transporter — MSALSGSRRQAAIAFILVTAVLDIVAMGIIIPVLPSLIEEFVGSNAEAGWINGVFVALWAGMQFVASPIIGSLSDRYGRRPVILLSTVGLAADYVLMAVAPNLWWLALGRIIAGITSSSFTTVFAYMADITAPEDRARGYGLIGAAFSAGFVAGPLLGGVLGEISPRAPFWFAAGMSGIAFLYGLFVLPESLVPAKRMKFSWRRANPFGAMMLLRSHPELSGLAVVGFLLHFAHHVFSAVFVLYAAYRYGWHAWEVGVLLAMVGVLDMIVQGVLVGPAVKRFGDRAVMVFGLFGGAVGIACMGLAPTGLLFTLAMFPNALWGLAMPTLQSLMTRRVSESEQGQLQGANMSVASIAGVASPLFFGAVYAFTLRDGSWLPYPGASFLIAAAVLLCAAILGWAVARQAGRREEEALP, encoded by the coding sequence ATGTCAGCCCTGTCAGGATCGCGCCGCCAGGCGGCCATCGCCTTCATTCTCGTCACCGCGGTGCTCGACATCGTGGCGATGGGCATCATCATTCCGGTGCTGCCGTCGCTGATCGAGGAATTCGTCGGTTCGAATGCCGAGGCCGGATGGATCAACGGCGTCTTCGTGGCGCTGTGGGCCGGCATGCAGTTCGTCGCCTCGCCGATCATCGGCTCGCTGTCGGACCGCTACGGCCGGCGGCCGGTGATCCTGCTCTCCACCGTCGGGCTCGCCGCCGACTATGTGCTGATGGCGGTCGCGCCGAACCTGTGGTGGCTGGCGCTCGGCCGCATCATTGCCGGCATCACTTCGTCGAGCTTTACCACGGTCTTCGCCTATATGGCCGACATCACCGCGCCGGAAGATCGCGCCCGCGGTTACGGCCTGATCGGCGCGGCCTTCAGCGCCGGCTTCGTCGCCGGCCCGCTGCTCGGCGGCGTGCTCGGCGAGATTTCGCCGCGCGCGCCCTTCTGGTTCGCCGCCGGCATGAGCGGCATCGCCTTCCTCTACGGCCTGTTCGTGCTGCCGGAATCGCTGGTGCCTGCCAAGCGCATGAAATTCTCCTGGAGGCGCGCCAATCCGTTCGGCGCGATGATGCTGCTGCGCTCGCATCCCGAACTCTCGGGGCTCGCCGTGGTCGGCTTCCTGCTGCATTTCGCCCACCACGTCTTTTCCGCCGTCTTCGTGCTTTATGCCGCCTATCGCTATGGCTGGCACGCCTGGGAGGTCGGCGTGCTGCTGGCGATGGTCGGCGTGCTCGACATGATCGTGCAGGGCGTGCTCGTCGGCCCGGCGGTCAAGCGCTTCGGCGACCGCGCCGTCATGGTCTTCGGCCTGTTCGGCGGCGCCGTCGGCATCGCCTGCATGGGGCTGGCGCCGACCGGCCTGCTGTTCACGCTGGCGATGTTCCCCAATGCCTTATGGGGCCTTGCCATGCCGACACTGCAATCATTGATGACGCGGCGTGTTTCGGAGTCGGAGCAAGGCCAGCTCCAGGGTGCGAATATGAGCGTCGCCAGCATTGCCGGCGTCGCCTCGCCGCTGTTCTTCGGCGCAGTCTATGCCTTCACTTTGCGCGACGGCTCGTGGCTGCCCTATCCCGGCGCGTCCTTCCTGATCGCAGCGGCAGTGCTCTTGTGCGCGGCGATTTTGGGCTGGGCGGTGGCGCGTCAGGCAGGCCGGCGGGAAGAGGAAGCATTGCCCTGA
- a CDS encoding septal ring lytic transglycosylase RlpA family protein encodes MKITRTAICAVTMTAGLMVAASAGTASAQCGRASWYALTSKTASGERMNPSAMTAAHRSLPFGTKLRVTNKNNGRSVIVRINDRGPFIKGRVLDVSKAAARSLGFIGSGHTAVCMAKA; translated from the coding sequence ATGAAGATCACTAGAACCGCGATCTGCGCGGTAACGATGACGGCCGGCCTGATGGTCGCCGCTTCCGCAGGAACCGCCTCGGCCCAGTGCGGCCGCGCTTCCTGGTACGCCCTCACCTCCAAGACCGCCTCCGGTGAGCGCATGAACCCCTCCGCCATGACCGCCGCGCATCGCAGCCTGCCCTTCGGCACCAAGCTGCGCGTCACCAACAAGAACAACGGCCGCAGCGTCATCGTGCGCATCAACGATCGCGGACCGTTCATCAAGGGCCGCGTGCTCGACGTCTCGAAGGCTGCCGCAAGGAGCCTCGGCTTCATCGGCTCGGGTCATACCGCCGTCTGCATGGCCAAGGCCTGA
- a CDS encoding D-alanine:D-lactate ligase-like protein, translating into MPDQTPTLIFIYEPEKACFDRLVGDGFPAARAAEISSYLAQSTDIAPEFGAMETACARRGLRFEPVALDDAATALAGRDPKNTLVWTISDGIAYFRGSAGPALARLNGLRTLGSDDSLFALCQDKFRAGAVLGALDMPVPQAGLARDGRWLVEPPASVTGYFVKPNRLGAKIGIYADSRCETAGHALELSHRVFAAYRDDVVVQPYVSGRNVRLSFLGVTPDAGAEALGIFFVDSGGDFQTMEDSLALYGETGAEARATGSYAEPELVPVAVSQPVAAGRIGAIATRLMQALGLRDVFSMDFRVEADDTVHLIEFEVCPGLPCFDFRAYCKAQWGLELAEAIAATAANRFQALAMQTAV; encoded by the coding sequence ATGCCCGACCAGACGCCGACGCTGATCTTCATCTACGAGCCGGAAAAGGCCTGCTTCGACCGGCTGGTGGGCGACGGGTTTCCGGCCGCGCGGGCGGCGGAGATTTCGTCTTATCTGGCGCAGTCGACCGACATTGCGCCGGAGTTCGGCGCAATGGAAACGGCCTGCGCCCGCCGCGGTCTGCGCTTCGAGCCTGTCGCATTGGACGATGCTGCGACAGCTCTTGCCGGGCGCGATCCCAAAAACACGCTGGTGTGGACGATCAGCGATGGCATCGCCTATTTTCGCGGCAGCGCCGGCCCGGCTTTGGCGCGGTTGAACGGCCTGCGGACGCTGGGCTCGGACGATTCGCTGTTTGCGCTCTGCCAGGACAAGTTTCGCGCGGGCGCAGTGCTTGGCGCACTGGATATGCCGGTGCCGCAGGCGGGGCTGGCGCGCGACGGGCGCTGGCTGGTCGAGCCGCCGGCGTCGGTGACGGGCTATTTCGTCAAGCCGAACCGCCTGGGCGCCAAGATCGGCATCTATGCCGACTCACGCTGCGAGACTGCCGGCCATGCGCTGGAGCTCAGCCACCGCGTCTTTGCGGCTTATCGCGACGATGTCGTCGTCCAGCCCTATGTTTCGGGCCGCAATGTCCGCCTGAGTTTTCTGGGTGTGACGCCGGATGCCGGGGCGGAGGCGCTCGGCATTTTCTTTGTCGATTCAGGCGGCGATTTCCAGACCATGGAAGACAGTCTTGCGCTCTATGGCGAGACCGGCGCGGAGGCCAGGGCGACAGGCAGCTATGCCGAGCCGGAACTGGTGCCGGTAGCAGTGAGCCAGCCGGTTGCGGCAGGGCGCATTGGCGCCATCGCAACGCGGCTGATGCAGGCGCTCGGCCTGCGCGATGTGTTCTCGATGGATTTTCGCGTGGAAGCGGACGACACTGTCCACCTCATCGAATTCGAGGTCTGCCCCGGCCTGCCCTGTTTCGATTTCCGTGCCTATTGCAAGGCGCAATGGGGGCTCGAACTGGCCGAGGCGATCGCCGCGACTGCGGCGAATAGGTTTCAGGCCTTGGCCATGCAGACGGCGGTATGA